In Flavobacterium lacustre, a genomic segment contains:
- a CDS encoding LETM1-related biofilm-associated protein, with the protein MINPSTSGWIDKFFYKQKFSEQTVAETAESFYNKVRDTGFIYGHIISFETQNAIPTKGWFKEEISKVALLNTLFGVFVVTKKEFDSEKFISEAVAFYNQMNPQGFNLFKKILPKNNSSLTLEKIIDERVQTNDSIISKNFSHLVTNALLFMDVLAFRQYLIHGAIPEKYLKKFEETIVNIVTLALRIKSNKTQYDDLLIKLFEASIRYSKFSKDSIQNFDSLQLDYFTNELEKKYLIDIAGMALWSDGIIENNEAYFLHQLAEKLKISDDFVTLSIEHTNAFITKHKKEIPYFNYSNPVKHFYDQTTQSVVTLISRNKNRLVKEIIQSKELMLLLAYSTRRDLDEKEKKKVKKQLLDICKTVPSLTIFLLPGGSLLLPILIKFIPTLLPSAFNENLDNDD; encoded by the coding sequence ATGATTAACCCATCTACATCCGGCTGGATAGATAAATTTTTTTATAAACAAAAATTTTCAGAACAAACCGTAGCTGAAACCGCTGAATCTTTCTACAATAAAGTAAGAGATACCGGTTTTATTTACGGGCATATCATTTCGTTTGAAACTCAAAATGCAATTCCTACTAAAGGTTGGTTTAAAGAAGAAATTTCAAAGGTAGCCTTGTTAAATACTTTATTTGGTGTTTTTGTGGTAACCAAAAAAGAATTTGATTCTGAAAAATTTATTTCTGAAGCTGTTGCTTTTTACAATCAAATGAATCCACAGGGTTTTAATTTGTTTAAAAAAATACTTCCAAAAAACAATTCCTCGCTCACTTTAGAAAAGATTATTGATGAACGCGTACAAACAAACGACAGCATCATCAGCAAAAACTTTTCGCATCTGGTAACGAATGCATTATTGTTTATGGATGTTCTTGCTTTTCGCCAATATTTAATTCACGGAGCAATTCCAGAAAAATACCTGAAAAAATTTGAAGAAACGATAGTTAATATTGTGACCTTGGCTTTACGAATCAAGTCTAATAAAACCCAATATGACGATTTGTTAATTAAACTTTTTGAAGCTTCTATTCGATACAGTAAATTCTCGAAAGATTCAATCCAGAATTTCGACAGTCTTCAATTGGACTATTTCACTAACGAATTGGAAAAAAAATATTTGATAGACATTGCCGGAATGGCATTGTGGAGTGATGGTATAATTGAGAATAACGAGGCTTATTTTTTGCATCAATTAGCTGAAAAGCTTAAAATTTCGGATGATTTTGTAACGTTAAGTATTGAGCATACCAATGCTTTTATCACAAAACATAAAAAGGAGATTCCTTATTTTAATTATTCTAATCCGGTAAAACATTTTTACGATCAAACGACTCAAAGTGTCGTGACTCTTATTTCCCGAAATAAAAATCGATTAGTTAAAGAAATCATTCAAAGCAAAGAGTTGATGCTTTTACTTGCTTATTCCACCCGAAGGGATTTAGACGAAAAAGAAAAGAAAAAGGTAAAAAAACAATTGTTAGACATTTGTAAAACAGTTCCTTCGCTGACCATTTTTTTACTTCCCGGAGGTAGTTTATTATTGCCTATTTTGATTAAGTTTATCCCAACATTACTGCCATCGGCTTTTAATGAAAATCTTGATAATGACGATTAA
- the mnmD gene encoding tRNA (5-methylaminomethyl-2-thiouridine)(34)-methyltransferase MnmD: MEREIIQTLDGSTTIHLKEWDECYHSKHGAIQEAQHVFIKNGLSLFENQSVSILEIGFGTGLNAFITFLEAKKLNQTINYVGVEAYPVSAAEVLAMNYVAELNAGNEIQIFEKMHESNWDEKMLLNPDFELTKRKQFFDQIEDVEKFDLIYFDAFGYRVQPELWSTAIFQKMYDALKPKGKLVTYAARGVVKRSMIEVGFTVEKLAGPPGKREMFRASKG; the protein is encoded by the coding sequence TTGGAAAGAGAAATAATTCAAACGCTGGACGGCTCAACGACTATTCATCTCAAGGAATGGGATGAATGTTACCATTCTAAACACGGCGCAATTCAGGAAGCACAACATGTTTTTATAAAAAATGGACTTTCCTTGTTCGAAAATCAATCAGTTTCAATCCTTGAAATTGGATTTGGAACCGGTTTGAATGCGTTTATCACTTTTTTGGAAGCTAAAAAATTAAATCAAACGATTAATTATGTCGGGGTTGAAGCATATCCGGTTTCTGCTGCAGAAGTGCTTGCGATGAATTACGTAGCGGAATTGAATGCCGGAAATGAAATTCAAATTTTCGAAAAAATGCACGAAAGCAATTGGGATGAAAAAATGCTGTTGAACCCTGATTTTGAGTTGACAAAAAGGAAACAGTTTTTTGACCAAATTGAAGATGTTGAAAAATTTGACCTGATTTATTTTGATGCTTTTGGTTACAGAGTACAACCCGAATTATGGAGTACCGCTATTTTTCAAAAAATGTATGATGCCCTTAAACCAAAAGGCAAATTAGTCACATATGCCGCCCGTGGAGTAGTGAAACGAAGCATGATAGAGGTAGGTTTTACAGTTGAAAAACTAGCAGGACCGCCTGGTAAAAGAGAAATGTTCAGGGCGAGTAAGGGGTAG
- the can gene encoding carbonate dehydratase: protein MDDFYKKILDNNKKWVETSLASDPNYFQDLAKGQTPPLLWIGCSDSRVPANEIVGAKPGEVFVHRNIANMVVHSDMNMLSVLDYAVNVLKVKHVLVCGHYGCGGIKAAMGNDSIGIIDNWIRHIKDVYRLHQVYLDSIENETDRFNAFVEINVKEQVFDLAKTSIVQSAWKNGQELTLHGWAYGLNSGFVTDLEVNISSNKDLDEVYQLKF, encoded by the coding sequence ATGGACGATTTTTATAAAAAAATATTAGATAATAATAAAAAATGGGTTGAAACATCGTTAGCGAGTGATCCCAATTATTTTCAGGATTTAGCCAAAGGGCAAACACCGCCTCTATTATGGATAGGTTGTTCGGACAGCAGGGTGCCTGCAAATGAAATTGTAGGGGCAAAACCGGGTGAAGTTTTCGTTCACAGAAACATTGCCAATATGGTGGTACACTCTGACATGAATATGTTGAGCGTTCTGGATTATGCGGTAAATGTTTTGAAAGTGAAGCATGTACTGGTTTGTGGTCATTATGGCTGTGGAGGTATTAAAGCGGCGATGGGAAATGATTCAATAGGAATTATTGACAACTGGATTCGTCACATAAAAGATGTGTATCGTTTGCATCAAGTATATTTAGATTCAATAGAGAATGAAACGGATCGTTTTAATGCTTTTGTAGAAATCAATGTGAAAGAACAAGTTTTTGATTTAGCCAAAACATCTATTGTTCAGTCTGCTTGGAAAAACGGACAAGAATTAACTTTACACGGTTGGGCATATGGATTAAACTCCGGATTTGTTACCGATTTAGAAGTAAATATTAGTTCTAACAAAGATTTAGATGAAGTGTATCAGTTGAAATTCTAA
- a CDS encoding superoxide dismutase family protein → MKKIILAASLFIAIAIGCKTNTGDSKKLNIIFEPKSNSTVSGTATFVEKNGKVTFVATLAGLKPGIHAIHIHEKSDCTAADGSSAGGHWNPTFKNHGKWGVGEYHKGDIGNFVADEKGNGTITLTTDEWCIGCGDASKDILGKGLIVHQGADDFVSQPAGNAGARVACSAIIK, encoded by the coding sequence ATGAAGAAAATAATCCTTGCAGCTTCCCTTTTTATAGCCATTGCCATTGGGTGTAAAACCAATACTGGTGATTCAAAAAAATTGAATATCATTTTTGAACCCAAAAGCAACAGTACCGTTTCAGGAACAGCCACTTTTGTAGAAAAAAACGGAAAAGTAACTTTTGTGGCCACACTAGCCGGACTAAAACCCGGAATTCATGCCATTCATATACATGAAAAATCAGATTGTACCGCTGCCGATGGAAGTTCTGCAGGAGGACATTGGAATCCTACTTTTAAAAACCACGGAAAATGGGGTGTTGGCGAGTATCACAAAGGAGATATCGGAAACTTTGTTGCCGATGAAAAAGGAAACGGAACCATCACTTTAACAACCGATGAATGGTGTATTGGATGTGGAGATGCATCGAAAGATATTTTAGGAAAAGGATTAATTGTGCATCAAGGTGCAGATGATTTTGTTTCACAACCAGCAGGAAATGCCGGAGCAAGAGTAGCTTGTTCTGCTATAATTAAATAA
- a CDS encoding DUF4251 domain-containing protein, with protein MNTKKVVFGLFLFGLVTIGFAQEKTRKQIREEKKIEKQKQTAILVDSKDFVFVARNALPQGFRTIDLTTNPNYVKFSPDFIKSEMPFFGRAFSGIGYGGDGGLKFEGKPQEFTIKKDKKQYLINAVVKGINDVYRLSLSVYFEGSATLSIISNNRSTISYNGEIFMPEKKPEQ; from the coding sequence ATGAACACAAAAAAAGTGGTTTTTGGATTATTTCTTTTTGGGTTGGTAACCATTGGTTTTGCTCAAGAAAAAACAAGGAAGCAAATAAGAGAAGAAAAAAAGATTGAAAAGCAAAAACAAACGGCCATTCTGGTTGATTCTAAGGATTTTGTTTTTGTAGCAAGAAATGCTTTGCCTCAAGGATTCAGAACAATTGATTTGACAACAAATCCCAATTATGTCAAATTTAGTCCTGATTTTATTAAGAGCGAAATGCCTTTTTTCGGCAGAGCTTTCAGCGGTATTGGATATGGTGGTGACGGTGGATTAAAATTTGAAGGCAAGCCCCAAGAGTTTACAATTAAAAAAGACAAAAAACAGTATCTGATAAATGCTGTCGTAAAAGGTATAAATGATGTGTATAGATTGTCACTTTCAGTCTATTTTGAAGGTAGTGCAACGCTTTCTATAATAAGTAACAACCGCAGCACGATATCGTATAACGGTGAAATTTTTATGCCGGAGAAAAAGCCAGAGCAATAG
- a CDS encoding branched-chain amino acid aminotransferase, whose amino-acid sequence MSATQTNKIEIIKAATTKINEVDFEHLSFGSVFTDHLFECDFKDGEWQKPVIKPYAPFLLDPSTRVFHYGQAIFEGMKAYKDGNNDIWLFRPDENYKRFNNSAVRLAMPEVPEEVFMNGLNQLLKLDEAWIKKGKGNAMYIRPFMIATSTGVIANPSDDYKFMIILSPVTSYYSGEVKVLIAEHFSRAANGGIGAAKAAGNYAAQFYPTSLANKEGFQQVIWTDDATHTKLEEAGTMNVFFRINDTLLTAPVSERILDGVTRKTLIDLAKSEGIAVDVRPVLVSELVEASKNGTLKEIFGAGTAAVVSPISGYSYQDVYYELPKIENSVAIQLKDKLTNIQNKLAEDTFGWTVKV is encoded by the coding sequence ATGAGTGCAACTCAAACAAACAAAATTGAGATTATAAAAGCGGCTACTACAAAAATAAATGAAGTAGATTTTGAACACTTAAGTTTTGGTTCCGTTTTTACAGACCATTTATTCGAATGTGATTTTAAAGATGGGGAATGGCAAAAACCGGTCATTAAGCCGTATGCACCTTTTTTATTAGACCCATCAACCAGAGTTTTTCATTACGGTCAAGCCATTTTTGAAGGAATGAAAGCCTACAAAGATGGTAACAATGATATTTGGCTTTTCAGACCTGATGAAAACTATAAACGTTTTAATAATTCTGCCGTACGATTGGCTATGCCGGAAGTTCCAGAAGAAGTATTTATGAATGGTCTAAATCAATTATTGAAATTAGACGAAGCATGGATTAAAAAAGGAAAAGGAAACGCGATGTATATCAGACCTTTTATGATTGCAACAAGTACCGGTGTGATTGCTAATCCTTCGGACGACTATAAATTCATGATTATTTTATCTCCTGTGACTTCATACTATTCCGGTGAAGTGAAAGTACTTATTGCGGAACATTTCAGTAGAGCTGCAAATGGAGGAATTGGAGCTGCAAAAGCGGCAGGCAATTATGCTGCGCAGTTTTACCCAACCAGTTTAGCGAATAAAGAAGGATTCCAACAAGTAATCTGGACTGATGATGCTACGCATACAAAACTAGAGGAAGCTGGTACCATGAATGTATTTTTCAGAATAAATGATACTTTGTTAACCGCACCTGTAAGTGAACGAATTCTTGACGGTGTTACCCGAAAAACGCTTATCGATTTAGCGAAAAGCGAAGGTATAGCTGTAGATGTTCGTCCAGTTTTAGTATCGGAACTTGTTGAAGCGTCTAAAAACGGAACTTTGAAAGAAATTTTCGGAGCAGGAACCGCTGCGGTTGTAAGTCCAATCTCTGGATATTCGTATCAAGATGTTTATTATGAATTACCAAAAATTGAAAATTCAGTAGCCATACAATTGAAAGATAAATTAACCAATATTCAAAACAAACTGGCAGAAGATACTTTCGGCTGGACCGTTAAAGTATAG
- a CDS encoding nucleoside triphosphate pyrophosphohydrolase family protein gives MQKQISAVKEFHTAFNIGHKETPIADLGETKNILRYNLMKEENEEYLEAVQNKDLVEIADALGDMMYILCGTIIEHGLQHKIEEVFDEIQRSNMSKLGEDGNPIYREDGKVMKGPNYFKPDFSKILGGK, from the coding sequence ATGCAAAAACAAATTAGCGCGGTTAAAGAATTTCATACGGCATTCAACATAGGACATAAAGAAACTCCAATTGCTGATTTGGGGGAAACTAAAAACATCCTTCGTTATAATTTAATGAAGGAAGAAAATGAAGAATATCTGGAAGCTGTTCAGAATAAAGATTTAGTAGAAATTGCCGATGCTTTGGGAGACATGATGTATATTCTGTGCGGAACAATCATTGAACACGGATTACAACATAAAATTGAAGAAGTTTTCGACGAAATTCAACGCAGTAATATGAGTAAACTCGGGGAAGACGGAAATCCAATTTATCGGGAAGATGGGAAAGTGATGAAAGGACCAAATTATTTTAAACCCGATTTCTCAAAAATACTGGGAGGAAAATAA
- a CDS encoding Dps family protein, with product MKTNILGLPVKESELIIVELNILLSNFQVYYQNLRGIHWNIRGKRFFDLHVKFEELYNDSQLKIDLIAESVLTLGGRPLHTFEDYIKFNQLTVGKNISNDEKAIHLIVDSLSSLLKIERAILTKSSEINDEGTNSMMSDFISEQEKTIWMMQAWLEE from the coding sequence ATGAAAACTAATATTTTAGGATTACCCGTAAAAGAATCAGAATTAATTATAGTGGAGTTAAATATTTTACTCTCCAATTTTCAGGTTTATTATCAAAATTTAAGAGGGATTCATTGGAATATTCGTGGGAAACGTTTCTTTGATTTACATGTTAAATTTGAAGAGTTATACAATGATTCCCAGCTAAAAATTGACTTGATTGCTGAGAGTGTCCTGACATTGGGCGGAAGACCATTACATACATTTGAAGATTATATTAAATTCAATCAATTGACTGTTGGAAAAAACATTTCAAATGATGAAAAAGCAATTCATTTAATTGTGGATTCTTTATCTAGTTTATTGAAAATCGAAAGAGCAATACTGACTAAATCTTCTGAAATTAATGATGAAGGAACGAACTCAATGATGAGTGATTTTATTTCTGAACAAGAAAAAACCATTTGGATGATGCAAGCTTGGTTAGAAGAATAA
- a CDS encoding sensor of ECF-type sigma factor: MNLKKIFPLVLLLVSFTFYAQGERMREKKEQIKTMKVAFLTTELNLTSSEAEKFWPVYNTFDDKQFELRHQKMKSFMRRMNDESVDKMSEKEASAFLNQMESTEEELFLLRKKFIATLKSILPATKIIQLRKSEEDFNRKLLQQYRDKGPKR, translated from the coding sequence ATGAACCTAAAAAAAATATTCCCCCTAGTACTGCTTTTGGTATCTTTCACTTTTTACGCTCAAGGCGAAAGAATGAGAGAGAAAAAAGAGCAAATAAAAACCATGAAAGTCGCTTTTTTGACAACCGAATTAAATTTAACCTCCAGTGAAGCGGAGAAATTTTGGCCGGTGTACAACACTTTTGATGACAAACAATTTGAATTGAGACATCAAAAAATGAAATCTTTCATGAGACGGATGAATGATGAATCTGTTGATAAAATGAGTGAAAAAGAAGCAAGTGCCTTTTTAAATCAGATGGAAAGTACGGAAGAAGAACTGTTTTTGTTGCGAAAAAAATTCATAGCAACCTTGAAAAGCATTTTACCGGCAACAAAAATCATTCAATTGAGAAAATCGGAAGAAGATTTTAACCGAAAATTATTGCAACAATACAGAGACAAAGGCCCAAAAAGATAA
- a CDS encoding LysR substrate-binding domain-containing protein: MTITQLKYVLAVAEHKNFTLAAEKCFVTQPTLSMQIQKIEEELSIQIFDRTKKPIQLTDIGQKIVTQAKNIVNEADRIQDIVEQQKGFIGGEFRLGIIPTIMPTLLPMFLNNFIKKYPKVKLIIEELNTEEIITKLNNGHLDAAIAATPLMEDKIKEIVLYFEPFVAYIPESHHNFQKEEIEVSDLNIDDILLLQDGHCFRDGILNLCKNTSRNEFNHFQIESGSFETLIKLADEGLGTTLLPYLHTLDLKESDKVKLRHFKEPKPAREVSLIFPKSELKIQIIDALRSTIAGVIKGAIVFQNVQIISPIQKK, encoded by the coding sequence ATGACTATCACCCAATTAAAATACGTTTTGGCTGTCGCTGAACATAAAAACTTTACGCTTGCTGCCGAAAAATGCTTTGTGACACAACCTACATTAAGCATGCAAATTCAAAAAATTGAAGAAGAATTGAGTATTCAGATTTTTGACAGAACCAAAAAACCAATCCAACTTACGGACATTGGTCAAAAAATAGTAACACAAGCTAAAAACATCGTTAATGAAGCTGATAGAATTCAAGACATTGTAGAACAGCAAAAAGGATTTATAGGCGGTGAATTCAGACTGGGAATCATCCCAACCATTATGCCTACGTTACTGCCCATGTTTTTAAATAATTTCATCAAAAAATATCCTAAAGTAAAACTCATCATTGAAGAGTTGAACACCGAAGAGATTATTACAAAACTCAACAACGGTCATCTTGATGCCGCTATAGCTGCAACTCCTTTGATGGAAGATAAGATAAAAGAAATCGTATTATACTTTGAACCTTTTGTCGCTTATATTCCGGAGAGTCATCATAATTTTCAAAAAGAAGAAATTGAAGTTTCTGATTTGAACATTGACGATATTCTTTTGTTACAAGACGGCCATTGTTTCCGTGACGGTATTTTAAATTTATGTAAAAACACCAGCCGTAATGAATTCAATCATTTTCAAATAGAGAGCGGCAGTTTTGAGACTTTAATAAAATTAGCCGATGAAGGTTTAGGAACAACGCTCCTTCCCTACTTGCATACGCTGGATTTAAAAGAATCTGACAAAGTAAAACTGCGTCATTTTAAGGAACCAAAACCGGCGAGAGAAGTCAGTTTGATTTTCCCAAAAAGCGAATTAAAAATACAAATCATTGACGCCTTAAGAAGTACCATTGCCGGTGTTATAAAAGGAGCCATTGTTTTTCAGAATGTGCAAATTATAAGTCCAATTCAAAAGAAATAA
- a CDS encoding RNA polymerase sigma factor, giving the protein MQEEQEFIQELLNPKTQNEAFQKLLSVYQKPLYNHIRNIVLNHDDADDVLQNTFIKVFQYLKSFKGESKLFSWMYRIATNEALTFLNQKAKVNGVSTAALQNKTIDNLQADVFFDGNEIQLKLQKAIANLPEKQQLVFKMKYFEELKYEEISEILGTSVGALKASYHHAVKKIETFVTTAG; this is encoded by the coding sequence TTGCAGGAAGAGCAGGAATTTATTCAGGAATTATTGAATCCTAAAACGCAAAATGAAGCGTTTCAAAAACTCTTGTCGGTATATCAAAAACCGTTATACAATCACATTCGGAATATTGTTTTGAATCACGATGATGCGGATGATGTGTTGCAAAATACATTTATAAAAGTATTTCAGTATCTAAAAAGTTTCAAAGGAGAAAGCAAACTTTTTTCGTGGATGTATCGCATTGCGACTAATGAAGCACTTACTTTTTTGAATCAAAAAGCAAAAGTTAATGGTGTTTCAACAGCAGCTTTACAAAACAAAACTATTGATAATTTGCAGGCCGATGTTTTTTTTGACGGAAATGAAATTCAGTTGAAATTACAAAAAGCCATCGCAAATCTGCCCGAAAAACAACAATTGGTTTTTAAAATGAAATATTTTGAAGAACTCAAATACGAAGAAATATCGGAAATTCTGGGTACATCAGTTGGTGCTTTGAAAGCTTCTTATCATCATGCTGTAAAAAAAATAGAAACTTTTGTAACAACTGCTGGTTAA
- a CDS encoding SRPBCC family protein: MRILKYIFLLLLLTLVSLSVFVATQKGNFTVERSKIINSPKSAVFSYVNDYRNWEDFGSWMTDDAEMKVVYPQKTIGVGASYTWEGKDGAGEMKTVFVKENDSIAQKMDYDGTVSDVFWSFKDTLGGTKVTWKTIGKMSFAFKIYTALNGGVNKIIGRMYENSLANLDKTLDYETNTYTVKVNGLVRKLETNYLKQTFTSTISNVIKNTRIIFPKIITFCAQNNIELNGKPFVIYHTYDLEQDLTKISFCVPIKQPIFTSEGSDILSGKLESFVAVKTTLTGDYSHTKKALDKTIQYMTEKHITPDPKFSHLEIYTIGKNEIKNASKWVTEIYYPEKPKAATPKPVVNTPKETTVASPKIEQEIPSEF, from the coding sequence ATGAGAATTTTAAAATATATCTTTCTTTTACTTCTACTTACTTTAGTTTCATTGTCGGTTTTTGTGGCTACACAGAAAGGCAATTTTACTGTTGAAAGGAGTAAAATAATCAATTCCCCTAAGTCAGCCGTGTTTAGTTATGTGAATGATTACAGAAATTGGGAAGATTTTGGATCTTGGATGACTGATGACGCTGAAATGAAAGTAGTTTATCCTCAAAAAACAATTGGAGTTGGTGCTTCCTATACTTGGGAGGGAAAAGACGGTGCCGGAGAAATGAAAACCGTTTTTGTAAAAGAGAATGACAGTATTGCTCAAAAAATGGATTATGACGGAACCGTTTCTGATGTTTTTTGGAGTTTCAAAGATACTTTAGGAGGCACAAAAGTTACTTGGAAAACCATCGGAAAAATGAGTTTTGCTTTCAAAATTTATACCGCGTTAAACGGAGGCGTTAATAAGATTATAGGCCGAATGTATGAAAACAGTTTGGCTAATTTAGACAAAACTTTAGACTATGAAACCAATACATATACTGTAAAAGTAAATGGTCTGGTCAGAAAACTAGAGACAAATTATTTAAAACAAACGTTCACCAGTACTATTTCGAATGTTATCAAAAATACGCGAATTATTTTTCCAAAAATCATCACTTTTTGTGCCCAAAATAATATTGAATTGAACGGAAAACCTTTTGTTATTTATCACACTTATGATTTAGAACAGGATTTAACCAAAATATCGTTTTGTGTACCTATAAAACAACCTATTTTTACCAGTGAAGGAAGTGACATTTTATCCGGTAAATTAGAATCTTTTGTTGCTGTTAAAACCACCTTGACCGGTGATTACTCACATACTAAAAAAGCATTGGATAAGACGATTCAATACATGACTGAAAAACATATTACTCCAGACCCTAAATTTTCGCATCTTGAAATTTATACAATTGGAAAAAACGAAATAAAAAATGCTTCAAAATGGGTTACCGAAATTTATTATCCCGAAAAACCTAAAGCAGCAACTCCAAAACCCGTAGTAAATACGCCAAAAGAAACCACTGTTGCTTCACCAAAAATAGAGCAAGAGATTCCATCCGAATTTTAA
- a CDS encoding SulP family inorganic anion transporter, which translates to MTKKINLFANLKSDFASGLVVFLVALPLCLGIAMASGAPLFSGIISGIIGGIVVGYLSKSHISVSGPAAGLTAIILTAITDLGAFDVFLTAVFIAGLIQLALGFIKAGSISNYFPTNVIEGMLAGIGIIIILKQLPHAFGYDSDFEGDMAFAQADGNNTFSTLFGVLNHIQLGSIIISFVSIAILIVWDKITFLKKLKLVPGALVAVVIGVVLNEIFVVSGSSLAIMKEHLVSLPVPTTLEEFKQIIVTPNFSGITNPQVWIVGLTIAIVASIETLLCIEASDRMDVHKRYTDTNVELKAQGIGNIVSSLLGGLPMTSVVVRSSANNNAGAKSKMSTIIHGVLLLVSVLTIPFILNKIPLATLAAILILVGYKLAKPATFKHFWDNGKYQFIPFIVTLLAVVFLDLLKGVALGIIISIIFILRGNLKRAYSFRKEEYVDGDVIHIDLAQEVSFLNKSAIKLTLNEIPENSRVIINAHDTVYIAHDILDLIREFKATRAKDENIKVKLKGFKKEYRLENSTEGQNHVTIEHHYDFAKRVMVKKEIKQEIFPE; encoded by the coding sequence ATGACAAAAAAAATCAATCTTTTTGCTAACCTTAAATCCGATTTTGCGTCTGGTTTAGTGGTTTTTCTGGTGGCGCTTCCCTTATGTTTAGGTATTGCAATGGCTTCGGGTGCTCCGTTGTTTTCGGGTATTATTTCAGGGATTATAGGCGGAATAGTGGTAGGATATTTGAGCAAATCGCACATAAGCGTTTCGGGGCCGGCAGCAGGTTTAACGGCAATTATTTTAACGGCAATTACGGACTTAGGGGCTTTTGATGTCTTCCTGACAGCTGTTTTTATTGCGGGATTAATTCAATTAGCTTTAGGATTTATAAAAGCGGGAAGCATCTCAAATTATTTTCCAACCAATGTTATCGAAGGAATGTTGGCAGGTATCGGAATCATTATCATTTTAAAACAATTGCCACACGCATTTGGTTATGATAGTGATTTTGAAGGCGACATGGCTTTTGCGCAAGCGGATGGAAACAACACCTTTTCAACATTATTTGGGGTTTTAAATCACATTCAATTAGGTTCTATAATTATTAGTTTTGTTTCCATAGCAATCCTGATTGTCTGGGATAAAATAACTTTTTTGAAAAAATTAAAATTAGTTCCTGGGGCATTGGTAGCAGTAGTTATTGGAGTGGTTTTGAATGAAATTTTTGTGGTATCAGGAAGTTCATTGGCGATAATGAAAGAGCATTTGGTTTCTTTACCCGTACCTACAACTTTAGAGGAATTCAAGCAAATTATTGTAACTCCAAATTTTTCGGGAATAACGAATCCACAAGTTTGGATTGTAGGGTTAACAATTGCTATTGTAGCTTCTATTGAGACATTATTGTGTATTGAAGCATCAGACAGAATGGATGTTCACAAGCGTTATACGGATACTAATGTGGAGCTGAAAGCGCAAGGAATAGGAAATATTGTGAGCTCACTTTTGGGAGGATTGCCCATGACATCTGTTGTAGTTCGCTCTTCGGCAAATAATAATGCGGGGGCTAAATCTAAAATGTCAACCATCATTCACGGCGTATTACTATTAGTAAGTGTATTGACGATTCCGTTTATTTTAAATAAAATTCCATTGGCAACCTTAGCCGCTATTCTGATTTTAGTAGGATATAAATTAGCTAAACCGGCGACATTCAAGCATTTTTGGGACAACGGAAAGTACCAGTTTATTCCTTTTATAGTGACTTTATTGGCGGTTGTATTTCTGGATTTGCTAAAAGGAGTAGCTTTGGGAATCATAATTAGTATTATTTTTATTCTAAGAGGAAATCTTAAAAGAGCTTATAGTTTTAGAAAAGAAGAATATGTGGATGGAGATGTGATTCATATCGACTTAGCGCAAGAAGTTTCTTTCTTGAATAAATCGGCTATTAAATTGACATTAAATGAGATTCCGGAGAATTCCAGAGTGATTATCAATGCACATGATACGGTGTATATAGCACACGATATTTTAGATTTAATCCGTGAATTTAAAGCGACCAGAGCCAAAGATGAAAATATCAAGGTGAAACTGAAAGGATTTAAAAAAGAGTACCGATTAGAGAATAGTACCGAGGGACAAAACCACGTTACAATTGAGCATCATTATGATTTTGCAAAAAGAGTGATGGTCAAAAAAGAGATAAAACAAGAGATTTTTCCGGAATAA